Proteins encoded in a region of the Catenulispora sp. EB89 genome:
- a CDS encoding ornithine cyclodeaminase family protein has product MSTSILYLSEHEVTVALRSCDAVKAVAEALMAHSRGETLLPAEAALRWTSPDGEPARSLALPGGVPADPFAYGIKIINASLGNVRRGLPRASGLTLMFDAQTARVAAVLASGPISATRTAAVSYLAVRELSTRSAHDVAIIGAGALARAHMDLVSEQMPQFETFHVFDIERGRAEALAEEYRERLKGRGAQIQLARSAEEAVRAADVVIPVTTTNQGYIEYAWLRPGALVINVSLDDVQPEVIMRADRLVVDDWSLVADDTTRVLGRLIRARSVVAPGAEPADGGRRVDAELGAVLAGTAPGRNREEERVVVNPFGMGIGDVAVADAVLRTSRSLGLGMELER; this is encoded by the coding sequence ATGAGCACTTCGATATTGTATTTATCCGAACACGAAGTCACTGTGGCACTCCGTTCCTGTGATGCGGTGAAGGCGGTGGCCGAAGCCCTCATGGCCCATTCACGGGGTGAAACCTTGCTCCCGGCCGAAGCCGCGCTCCGGTGGACATCGCCTGATGGCGAACCGGCACGCAGTCTGGCCTTGCCTGGCGGCGTCCCAGCGGACCCCTTCGCCTATGGGATAAAGATCATTAATGCTTCGCTCGGCAATGTGCGACGAGGACTTCCCCGGGCCAGCGGACTGACGCTCATGTTCGACGCGCAGACAGCACGAGTGGCCGCTGTTTTGGCGTCCGGCCCGATCTCCGCTACACGGACCGCGGCCGTTTCGTATCTCGCCGTCCGCGAACTGTCCACCCGGTCGGCGCACGATGTCGCCATCATCGGAGCCGGAGCTTTGGCCCGAGCCCATATGGATCTGGTCTCCGAGCAGATGCCGCAGTTCGAGACCTTCCATGTTTTCGACATCGAACGCGGACGTGCGGAAGCCCTCGCGGAAGAGTATCGCGAACGGCTGAAGGGCCGTGGCGCTCAGATACAGCTTGCGCGATCTGCCGAAGAGGCGGTCAGGGCCGCAGACGTCGTCATCCCCGTCACGACCACGAACCAGGGGTACATCGAGTACGCCTGGCTGCGGCCGGGAGCCCTCGTGATCAACGTCTCCCTGGACGACGTCCAACCGGAGGTCATCATGCGGGCCGACCGGCTGGTCGTGGACGACTGGTCACTTGTCGCCGACGACACGACTCGTGTACTGGGGCGGCTGATCCGCGCCAGGAGCGTCGTCGCTCCCGGCGCCGAACCGGCCGATGGCGGACGGCGGGTGGACGCCGAACTCGGCGCGGTCCTGGCTGGAACCGCGCCCGGCCGAAACCGTGAAGAAGAGCGTGTCGTCGTCAACCCCTTTGGGATGGGTATCGGAGATGTGGCCGTGGCCGACGCCGTGCTCCGCACCTCCCGCTCTCTCGGTCTCGGAATGGAGTTGGAGCGTTGA
- a CDS encoding pyridoxal-phosphate dependent enzyme, with protein MEEYQRPGSAAWSRLGQLSSEQLAGLVSSIGDTPVRRLEFTVDGGREAELVLKLEGFNPGGSIKDRTALRLFTGLREQGCLKPGDTVVESTSGNLGVALAYLARAFGYRFHAVVDPHITAENLAVLTSLGARVDIVERPDEHGSFLPARLARVRELCAARPHYVWTNQYGSGLNPLAHYATTAPEIDTQCGERLQAVIAAVSTGGTLAGLARYFREHRPDVVVVAVDVIGSSALGGPLGPRRLNGIGSSRPSEFLAAGTYDELVYVSDLEAVTSCHELWNRTGIKVGASSGAAIAGAAHLLARRELTQIACICPDDGTKYDTSIYQPAWLAKAGLDISQSSAPFSTIRTTEPSGSRSDSAPRTLAR; from the coding sequence GTGGAAGAGTACCAAAGACCGGGCTCGGCGGCCTGGAGCCGACTCGGACAGCTGAGCAGCGAGCAACTCGCCGGCCTGGTGTCGAGCATCGGCGACACGCCGGTGAGACGTCTGGAGTTCACCGTTGACGGAGGACGCGAGGCAGAGCTTGTCCTCAAGTTGGAAGGCTTCAACCCCGGCGGATCCATCAAGGACAGAACTGCCCTGAGACTGTTCACAGGCTTGCGGGAACAGGGATGCCTCAAGCCAGGCGATACCGTGGTGGAATCGACCTCGGGAAACCTCGGGGTGGCCCTGGCCTACCTCGCGAGAGCATTCGGCTACCGCTTCCATGCGGTAGTGGACCCGCACATTACTGCGGAGAATCTCGCAGTCCTGACTTCCCTGGGCGCGCGGGTGGACATCGTCGAACGGCCGGACGAGCACGGTAGCTTCCTGCCCGCGAGATTAGCGCGGGTCCGTGAGCTGTGCGCTGCTCGGCCCCACTATGTCTGGACGAACCAATACGGCAGCGGACTGAACCCGTTGGCACACTACGCCACGACGGCGCCCGAGATCGATACACAGTGCGGCGAGCGGCTGCAGGCCGTCATCGCGGCGGTGTCGACCGGCGGGACCCTGGCCGGCCTCGCTCGCTACTTCCGGGAGCACCGTCCGGACGTCGTCGTCGTAGCCGTCGACGTCATCGGCTCGAGCGCACTCGGCGGGCCATTGGGACCGCGCCGCCTCAACGGCATCGGCTCGAGTCGGCCTTCGGAATTCCTTGCCGCCGGGACGTACGACGAGTTGGTCTATGTCAGCGATCTGGAAGCCGTGACCAGCTGCCACGAACTCTGGAACCGTACTGGAATCAAAGTAGGTGCTTCCAGCGGGGCGGCTATAGCCGGCGCCGCGCATTTGCTCGCCCGGCGAGAGCTGACCCAGATCGCTTGTATCTGCCCGGACGACGGCACCAAATACGACACATCTATTTACCAGCCAGCGTGGTTGGCGAAAGCGGGTCTTGACATCTCGCAGAGCTCCGCACCGTTCTCAACGATCCGGACGACAGAGCCTTCCGGCTCACGATCCGACTCGGCTCCTCGAACCTTGGCCAGGTGA